Proteins from a genomic interval of Tenacibaculum sp. SZ-18:
- a CDS encoding endonuclease, whose amino-acid sequence MKKLLPLLLLIISLSVKAQIPTYYNDVNLTLNGSALKDQLATKIISTHNIFLSYTPGVWDALKQTDLDPNNSSKVLLIYGWNDSDSNNTNDRTRDRDQNGGNSGDWNREHVYPKSLGNPNLGTSGAGADAHSLRPCDGSRNSSRSNRKFAAGSGAASYITPEGNWYPGDEWKGDVARMMMYMYLRYGNQTLPTNVGVGSSVPTDTNMIDLFLQWNAEDPVSDLEKQRNPILQVEQGNRNPFIDNPAFATQIWGGPQAEDLFGNTGGGSDTQSPTTPSNLVSSNITQSTVDLAWSASTDNIAVAGYRVFRNGTQISTTQNTNYSAPALSSGVTYSFYVTAYDAAGNSSSNSNTVSATTQSGGGSGVGNASDLLISEYVEGSSYNKAIEIANFTGVSVDLSSYSLRKATNGSGSFTSILNLNGQLANGKVYIVANNSASSAITSAANITENSVTTFNGNDAVGLFKNGVLIDLVGNQNSSATFAQDVTLRRKSTITAPNSSFITSEWDTFTIDTFSDLGTHTMDTGTADTTAPSTPSGLIASNTTQSSTDLAWSASTDNISVTGYEVYQGSTKIATVTSTSYTVNNLTANTSYNFYVRAFDEAGNASNSSNTVGVTTLPEPSSNGDLIISEYVEGSSNNKAIEIANLSGATVDLSEYSLRKATNGSGSFSSVLNLTGQLADGDVYVVANSNATAVILNVADITEASVTTFNGNDAIGLFKNGVLLDLLGDPNSSENFAQDITLQRFSSIITPNDVYTTSEWNVLSTNTFSGLGNLDNGGGTDPTGPVVLSESYFESGWDNWTDGGSDVARYSGSRSFEGLFSIRLRDNSGTASAMTSETFDLTSFETVEVDFYFYAYSMEIGEDFWLRYYDGSSWQTVQVWARGTDFNNNTFYNATVTLNKMNFNFASGARFRLQADASGNKDYIYIDEITITGNSTSTMGKSSKVASSSSLTELNFLNTDDYNDNNRDLKIYPNPAIGKFLNIKLQDTQDEDMTFKISSVLGQVIISGNLDENFINIENLKTGVYLLEINDGEEGIIKKFIKK is encoded by the coding sequence ATGAAAAAATTACTACCCTTACTCCTACTGATAATATCGTTATCAGTTAAAGCTCAGATTCCAACCTATTACAATGATGTCAATTTAACATTAAATGGATCTGCTTTAAAAGATCAACTTGCTACAAAAATCATCTCTACACACAACATTTTCTTAAGTTACACTCCAGGTGTGTGGGATGCATTAAAACAAACTGATTTAGATCCAAATAATTCTAGTAAAGTACTCCTAATTTATGGTTGGAATGATTCTGACTCTAACAATACGAATGATAGAACTAGAGATAGAGATCAAAACGGAGGGAACTCTGGAGATTGGAACAGAGAACATGTCTACCCAAAGTCTTTAGGTAATCCAAATTTAGGAACATCTGGAGCTGGAGCAGATGCTCACAGTTTACGCCCTTGTGACGGTTCAAGAAACTCTTCTAGAAGCAATAGAAAGTTCGCCGCTGGTAGTGGTGCTGCTTCTTATATTACTCCAGAAGGAAATTGGTATCCAGGTGATGAATGGAAAGGAGATGTTGCCAGAATGATGATGTATATGTATTTACGTTATGGTAACCAAACTTTACCTACAAATGTTGGTGTTGGGAGTTCTGTTCCTACAGATACTAATATGATTGACTTATTCTTACAATGGAATGCCGAAGATCCTGTGTCTGATTTAGAAAAACAACGTAATCCTATTTTACAAGTTGAACAGGGAAATAGAAATCCATTTATTGACAATCCAGCTTTTGCGACTCAAATTTGGGGAGGTCCACAAGCTGAAGATTTATTTGGAAATACTGGTGGTGGGAGCGATACACAATCTCCTACAACTCCATCTAATTTAGTTTCTTCTAATATCACACAAAGTACCGTTGATTTAGCATGGTCTGCTTCAACAGATAATATTGCCGTTGCAGGATATAGAGTTTTTAGAAACGGAACTCAAATTTCAACAACGCAAAACACTAACTATAGTGCCCCTGCCTTAAGTTCAGGTGTTACTTATTCATTTTACGTAACAGCCTATGATGCAGCAGGAAATTCTTCTAGCAATAGTAACACAGTTTCTGCGACAACTCAATCTGGTGGAGGTTCAGGCGTAGGAAATGCTTCTGATCTATTAATATCTGAGTATGTTGAAGGTTCCTCATATAATAAAGCTATTGAAATTGCTAACTTTACAGGAGTTTCTGTTGACTTATCTTCTTATTCGTTAAGAAAAGCAACTAATGGTTCAGGAAGTTTTACTAGTATCTTAAACTTAAATGGTCAGTTAGCTAATGGAAAAGTTTATATTGTTGCAAATAATAGTGCTTCTTCTGCAATCACTAGTGCTGCTAATATTACTGAAAATAGTGTCACTACTTTCAATGGAAATGACGCTGTTGGTTTATTTAAAAACGGTGTATTAATTGATTTAGTTGGAAACCAAAATAGTAGTGCAACATTTGCACAGGATGTAACTTTAAGAAGAAAATCAACTATTACTGCTCCAAATAGCAGCTTTATTACTTCAGAATGGGATACATTTACAATTGATACATTTTCGGATTTAGGAACTCACACAATGGATACTGGAACAGCTGATACAACTGCTCCTTCTACTCCATCTGGATTAATTGCTTCAAATACTACTCAATCATCAACAGATTTAGCTTGGTCTGCATCAACAGATAATATTTCAGTAACTGGTTATGAGGTATATCAAGGAAGCACAAAAATAGCTACTGTAACCTCTACTAGTTATACTGTGAATAACTTAACTGCCAATACTAGTTATAATTTCTATGTTAGAGCTTTTGATGAAGCTGGGAATGCTTCAAACTCAAGTAATACAGTTGGTGTAACTACATTACCAGAACCATCTTCAAATGGAGATCTAATTATTTCCGAATATGTAGAGGGATCATCAAACAATAAGGCAATTGAAATTGCTAACTTATCTGGAGCTACTGTAGATTTATCTGAATATTCATTAAGAAAAGCTACAAATGGATCAGGTAGTTTTTCAAGTGTATTAAATTTAACTGGTCAATTAGCTGATGGTGATGTTTATGTTGTTGCCAACTCAAATGCAACTGCTGTTATTTTAAATGTAGCTGACATCACTGAAGCAAGTGTTACTACTTTCAATGGAAATGATGCAATAGGATTATTTAAAAACGGAGTTTTATTAGATTTATTGGGTGATCCGAATAGTAGTGAAAACTTCGCCCAAGATATTACTTTACAAAGGTTTTCTAGTATAATTACTCCAAATGATGTATACACCACTTCTGAATGGAATGTATTAAGCACTAATACTTTTAGTGGTTTAGGTAACCTTGATAATGGAGGAGGAACTGATCCTACTGGACCTGTTGTATTATCTGAATCTTACTTTGAATCGGGATGGGATAACTGGACTGACGGAGGAAGCGATGTGGCTAGATATTCCGGTTCTAGATCTTTTGAAGGACTTTTCTCGATACGTTTAAGAGATAACTCAGGAACTGCGTCTGCAATGACTTCTGAAACTTTTGATTTAACATCTTTTGAAACAGTTGAAGTTGATTTCTACTTTTATGCCTATAGTATGGAAATCGGAGAGGATTTCTGGTTAAGATATTACGATGGTAGTTCTTGGCAAACTGTTCAAGTTTGGGCTAGAGGAACTGATTTTAACAATAATACTTTCTATAATGCAACAGTTACATTAAACAAAATGAACTTTAATTTTGCTTCGGGTGCTCGATTCCGATTACAAGCAGATGCATCTGGAAATAAGGATTACATATATATTGATGAGATTACTATAACAGGAAATTCCACATCCACGATGGGTAAATCTTCAAAAGTTGCTTCTAGTTCGTCATTAACTGAATTAAATTTTCTTAACACAGATGATTACAACGATAATAATAGGGATTTAAAAATCTATCCAAATCCCGCTATTGGAAAATTTTTGAATATCAAATTACAGGACACACAAGATGAGGATATGACATTTAAAATTTCTTCCGTTTTAGGACAAGTAATTATTAGTGGAAATCTAGATGAAAATTTCATCAATATTGAAAATCTTAAAACTGGAGTTTATTTATTGGAAATTAATGATGGTGAAGAAGGAATAATTAAGAAGTTTATCAAGAAGTAA